From Bdellovibrio bacteriovorus, a single genomic window includes:
- a CDS encoding thiol-disulfide oxidoreductase DCC family protein codes for MEKVDLKMRNVVFFDGVCHLCNGFVDAVISRDKTHLFLFAPLQGSTAEELLPAQDRTDLDTVIYFEKGKIYRRSAAVIKIVSGLGGFFRIFSLAMIIPGPLRDLIYKYVAKNRYKWFGEREFCRLPTPEERSYLLP; via the coding sequence ATGGAAAAGGTGGATTTAAAAATGCGAAACGTTGTCTTTTTTGATGGTGTTTGCCACCTTTGTAATGGTTTTGTCGACGCTGTGATCAGTCGCGATAAAACTCATCTTTTCCTTTTTGCCCCCCTTCAAGGAAGCACGGCTGAAGAACTTCTGCCCGCTCAAGACCGGACAGATCTTGATACAGTGATCTACTTTGAGAAAGGTAAGATCTATCGTCGCTCCGCTGCGGTCATTAAAATTGTGTCGGGACTGGGAGGCTTTTTTAGAATCTTCTCTCTCGCGATGATCATTCCCGGACCTTTGCGTGATCTCATTTACAAATACGTGGCAAAAAATCGCTACAAGTGGTTTGGCGAAAGAGAGTTCTGTCGCCTTCCCACCCCGGAAGAGCGCTCTTACTTACTTCCCTAA
- a CDS encoding (deoxy)nucleoside triphosphate pyrophosphohydrolase — MTAKTPVLVVAAVIRRFADTEKRILIVRRGPEQSGAGFWEFPGGKVELGESPEQALQREIDEELGISIRVGDLIGEADFSYPTKLIRLRVYWAETLQSDLVLTEHDAFKWCLPHEIKVDELSEADRPFVEKILGK, encoded by the coding sequence ATGACAGCCAAAACACCGGTTTTAGTCGTTGCAGCGGTGATCCGCCGTTTTGCTGACACGGAAAAAAGAATTCTGATCGTGCGCCGGGGTCCAGAGCAAAGTGGCGCCGGTTTTTGGGAGTTTCCGGGTGGCAAGGTGGAATTGGGGGAGTCTCCTGAACAAGCTTTGCAGCGTGAAATCGATGAGGAGTTGGGGATCTCTATCCGCGTAGGAGATCTTATCGGTGAAGCTGACTTTTCTTATCCCACAAAGCTCATACGTCTTCGCGTGTACTGGGCCGAAACCTTGCAAAGTGATTTGGTGCTGACAGAACACGACGCCTTTAAATGGTGTCTGCCTCATGAAATCAAAGTCGATGAGCTTTCCGAAGCGGATCGGCCTTTTGTTGAGAAGATCTTAGGGAAGTAA
- a CDS encoding COX15/CtaA family protein yields the protein MILLFSMTKPTFKKFAFGLLFYTILVILWGAWVRISHSGDGCGDTWPLCHGQLIPEAQRGKTWVEYGHRLMSGIYGLVVIYFWWAARKIYPKTHFARKMAFATLIFTITEALLGAKLVLFGLVTTNDTPYRAFVMALHQLNSFMLTGSAALAFSAATLQSELQAPSKEDKRYRYLPWAIVIIGITGAWASLSNSLFPTENLWEGLLADFDSNSHFLVRLRGLHPVLALLGGGSLALFFWIKAQTAESLLVERRSYQMSLALITAIVFGILTLLLHAPVWMKIVHLALAHSVWVILLQWVFFVRAETVHLDNLEASPVKS from the coding sequence ATGATACTTCTTTTTTCTATGACGAAACCTACTTTCAAGAAATTTGCATTTGGCCTTTTGTTTTACACGATCTTGGTGATTCTTTGGGGCGCGTGGGTGCGCATTTCTCATTCAGGTGATGGTTGTGGCGACACATGGCCACTATGCCACGGGCAACTTATTCCTGAAGCCCAACGCGGAAAGACCTGGGTGGAGTACGGCCACCGCTTGATGTCAGGTATTTACGGGCTCGTCGTGATTTACTTTTGGTGGGCCGCCCGCAAAATTTATCCGAAAACTCACTTTGCCAGAAAGATGGCTTTCGCCACTTTGATCTTTACGATTACCGAAGCTCTTTTGGGCGCAAAATTAGTTCTGTTTGGATTGGTCACGACGAACGACACACCTTATCGCGCCTTTGTTATGGCTCTTCACCAATTGAATTCATTTATGCTGACGGGCTCTGCGGCTCTGGCTTTTTCGGCGGCGACTTTGCAATCAGAGTTGCAAGCGCCTTCAAAAGAAGACAAACGCTATCGCTATTTGCCGTGGGCTATTGTGATCATCGGCATCACTGGCGCTTGGGCGTCGCTTTCTAACTCACTCTTCCCGACTGAAAATCTGTGGGAGGGCTTGCTGGCCGATTTTGATTCGAACTCTCACTTCTTAGTTCGCTTGCGTGGCCTACATCCGGTGCTTGCCCTTTTAGGTGGAGGAAGTTTGGCCCTGTTCTTCTGGATCAAAGCGCAAACCGCCGAATCTCTTTTAGTGGAACGTCGCTCTTACCAAATGAGCTTAGCGCTGATCACAGCCATCGTGTTTGGAATTCTGACCTTACTTTTGCACGCACCGGTTTGGATGAAGATTGTGCATCTCGCGCTAGCGCACTCAGTGTGGGTGATTTTACTTCAATGGGTTTTCTTTGTTCGTGCAGAGACTGTGCACTTGGATAATTTAGAAGCGAGCCCGGTTAAGTCGTAA
- a CDS encoding YoaK family protein, translating to MFSYHQTLSHFSRSNVTIWLSMAFQAGAINTGGYLACHRFVSHVTGFGTLIGTEAAQGKWIQSLGMLTVPGFFIGGAMLSAFFVDRRIQTGRKPLYPFVMLLILFLTIMVATLGNLGVFGEFGAPLARHGYILLAALCLACGIQNATVTSAFGAIIRTTHLTGITTDLGIGLVRVITRSHKIQPRTNEIRANWMRVGLISSFILGSLVSAYVYLHAQYWGFLIPGIIATILFFWSLIHFNEHNGTTS from the coding sequence ATGTTCTCCTATCACCAAACTCTTTCTCACTTCAGTCGCTCTAACGTCACCATCTGGCTTTCGATGGCCTTTCAAGCAGGAGCTATTAACACGGGCGGATACCTTGCCTGTCACCGCTTTGTTTCTCATGTCACGGGTTTTGGAACTTTGATCGGCACGGAGGCCGCACAAGGAAAGTGGATACAGTCCCTAGGAATGTTGACTGTCCCTGGCTTCTTCATCGGGGGAGCCATGCTTTCAGCTTTCTTCGTCGATCGTCGCATTCAAACCGGTCGCAAACCTCTTTATCCTTTTGTGATGCTTTTGATTCTTTTCTTAACCATCATGGTGGCGACTCTGGGAAATCTCGGTGTCTTTGGTGAATTTGGTGCTCCTTTGGCTCGTCATGGATATATCTTACTTGCAGCTCTTTGCTTGGCCTGCGGAATTCAAAATGCCACCGTCACTTCTGCATTCGGCGCCATTATTCGCACGACTCACCTCACTGGTATCACCACAGACTTAGGAATCGGCCTTGTGCGTGTGATCACGCGTTCTCACAAAATTCAGCCACGCACGAATGAAATTCGCGCCAACTGGATGCGTGTCGGACTGATTTCGTCTTTCATTCTAGGTTCACTCGTATCTGCTTACGTTTATCTTCACGCACAGTATTGGGGCTTCCTTATTCCTGGCATCATTGCTACAATCTTATTCTTTTGGAGCTTAATTCACTTTAATGAGCACAATGGAACTACATCATGA
- a CDS encoding cation diffusion facilitator family transporter, whose translation MSETSKSAHHHHHHSHAHGHHHHHSHGAVMGRMKWALALNLGFACIELVGGLWTNSVAILSDALHDFGDALAVTLAIVLEKFSHKKSDGNFSYGYRRFSTLGALITGIILIVGSVLILIESVPRLLNPQQPHADGMILLAILGVSVNGFAAYRISKGESLNEKMLMWHMIEDVMGWVLVLTGAIVMKFFDLPQLDAGMAIALALWIMHNVFKNLREALKVFLMASPTNIEVEHVEQAIRKIEKVQDVHHGHLWSLDGENHIFTGHVVLGPDATVSDMEIVKTKVKKLVKDFGIVEATIETEVAGFTCLDPEHK comes from the coding sequence ATGTCAGAAACATCAAAGTCCGCTCACCACCATCATCATCATTCACATGCCCATGGGCATCACCACCACCACTCGCATGGCGCCGTTATGGGTCGTATGAAATGGGCTTTGGCATTGAATCTAGGTTTTGCTTGTATCGAGCTTGTCGGTGGCTTGTGGACGAACAGTGTGGCGATTCTGAGTGATGCCTTGCACGACTTCGGTGACGCCTTAGCCGTGACCCTGGCGATTGTGCTTGAAAAGTTCTCGCATAAAAAAAGTGATGGGAATTTTTCTTACGGCTATAGACGTTTTTCCACCCTCGGTGCTTTGATTACCGGAATCATATTGATTGTCGGGTCGGTGTTGATTTTGATTGAGTCCGTGCCCAGACTTTTGAATCCGCAACAGCCTCATGCTGACGGAATGATTTTGCTGGCCATTTTAGGTGTGAGCGTGAATGGTTTTGCTGCGTACCGAATTTCTAAGGGGGAATCCCTGAATGAAAAGATGTTGATGTGGCATATGATCGAAGACGTGATGGGGTGGGTTTTGGTGTTAACCGGAGCCATCGTCATGAAGTTCTTCGATCTACCGCAGCTGGATGCGGGCATGGCGATCGCATTGGCTTTGTGGATCATGCACAATGTCTTTAAGAATCTGCGCGAAGCTTTGAAAGTTTTCCTAATGGCATCGCCGACCAACATCGAAGTTGAACATGTTGAGCAGGCGATTCGTAAAATCGAAAAAGTCCAGGACGTGCATCACGGTCATCTGTGGTCTTTGGATGGAGAGAATCACATTTTCACGGGACATGTGGTCTTGGGTCCTGATGCGACTGTTTCAGATATGGAAATCGTAAAAACAAAAGTCAAAAAGCTGGTGAAGGATTTTGGGATCGTCGAAGCGACGATCGAAACCGAAGTCGCTGGTTTTACGTGTCTCGATCCGGAACATAAATAA
- a CDS encoding LON peptidase substrate-binding domain-containing protein, which translates to MEVFLFPLVNVTLFPRTTKPLNIFEPRYLSMIKEAVATQTPVALGFIEDPSKVASVRPGENVPFVREIAGYGYAQIVEERLNGTLLVFLQGQGKLRLGKVLDRGTPYIICEGHIIPEKTVLEPNYQTELNAIHRILVRWIQTHIPDPQQRDIFMRNLVHPEEIIGSFASYLVRDYDLQQMVLEYDDINEKVHFLHRLIESNELTT; encoded by the coding sequence ATGGAAGTCTTTTTATTTCCTCTAGTCAACGTCACTTTGTTTCCGCGAACGACGAAGCCTCTCAATATTTTTGAACCTCGTTATCTTTCCATGATTAAAGAAGCCGTGGCCACACAGACGCCAGTTGCGTTGGGTTTTATCGAAGACCCGTCAAAGGTCGCGTCAGTTCGTCCGGGTGAAAACGTCCCTTTTGTTCGCGAAATTGCGGGTTATGGATACGCGCAAATCGTAGAGGAAAGATTGAACGGGACTCTTTTGGTCTTTTTGCAAGGGCAAGGCAAGTTACGTTTGGGCAAGGTCCTTGATCGCGGCACTCCTTACATCATTTGCGAAGGCCACATCATTCCTGAAAAAACAGTTCTTGAGCCGAATTATCAGACAGAACTCAACGCCATTCATCGCATTCTTGTGCGTTGGATACAGACGCACATTCCAGATCCGCAGCAACGAGACATTTTCATGCGCAATCTTGTGCATCCCGAAGAGATCATCGGAAGTTTCGCTTCTTATTTAGTGCGTGATTACGATTTGCAACAAATGGTGCTCGAATATGACGACATCAACGAGAAGGTGCATTTTCTGCACCGTCTGATTGAGTCCAATGAGCTTACGACTTAA
- a CDS encoding Na/Pi cotransporter family protein — protein sequence MIDTHNSYFIILISGVALFLYGMGLASSSLEKLMAGKITILLNRLSQSKFLAILTGVVLTTLMQSSGAVTSMLVGLGSARVINLRQVMGVIIGTAIGTTLTVQFISLDLGSYALPVFAIAFAFYFKSKKTVFKNLSLVFMGFGLLFFGLNLISVSSHHFAENPLLTDLFQNVRDNPGYSLLISIVFCAFVQSSAVTIGLAMSLAAVKAITFYDAMIWVYGANIGTTSVALIAAAGGNYIGRQVAWAHFFYKTISVVIFYPFTQLFIDFLNTFDTTTSRQIANAHLIFNILSAVIFYPFINKGAELIEKMFPKQASEEFGTEFVKLDNYQSSALAVSYANREIMRTADIVLGMIKDSIRLFETNDPKDFDSIKDRDNKVDFLYRETKMFLLDHANKSNTVVHQNVMNMIMFLSDLERAADAIDINILALAIKKNALKLEFSTEGWSEICQMHQQVVKVAAMAINAYQNKELSEEAIQLKRDLAKTEITLRENHISRLNRGMNSSINTSSIHLDLLSEYRRIASLLCNHAYNQRSS from the coding sequence ATGATTGATACGCACAACTCCTATTTCATCATCCTGATCAGCGGGGTGGCTCTCTTCTTGTACGGGATGGGACTGGCTTCTTCGTCTTTAGAAAAACTAATGGCGGGGAAAATCACGATTCTTTTGAATCGTCTTTCGCAAAGTAAATTTCTCGCGATTCTTACAGGGGTTGTTCTTACGACATTGATGCAAAGTTCGGGCGCCGTGACCTCTATGCTTGTGGGCTTGGGCTCAGCACGCGTGATCAATCTTCGCCAAGTGATGGGCGTGATCATTGGTACGGCCATCGGTACGACACTCACGGTTCAGTTTATCTCTTTGGATTTGGGTTCTTATGCCCTTCCTGTATTTGCCATTGCGTTTGCGTTTTATTTTAAATCCAAGAAAACCGTTTTCAAAAATCTGTCTTTGGTTTTCATGGGCTTCGGTCTTTTGTTCTTTGGTTTGAATTTGATTTCGGTGTCTTCTCATCACTTTGCGGAAAATCCACTATTGACGGATCTTTTCCAAAACGTTCGTGACAATCCCGGATACTCGCTACTTATCTCTATTGTGTTCTGTGCTTTTGTTCAAAGTAGTGCCGTCACGATCGGTCTTGCGATGAGCTTAGCGGCCGTAAAAGCGATTACATTCTACGACGCCATGATTTGGGTGTATGGAGCCAACATCGGAACGACGTCAGTCGCTTTGATTGCGGCTGCGGGCGGTAACTATATCGGTCGTCAAGTGGCGTGGGCTCACTTCTTCTATAAAACAATCAGTGTCGTGATCTTCTATCCGTTCACTCAGCTCTTCATTGATTTCCTGAATACTTTCGACACGACCACGTCGCGCCAAATCGCCAATGCTCACTTAATCTTCAATATTCTGTCAGCGGTGATCTTTTACCCATTCATCAATAAAGGTGCAGAGCTGATCGAAAAAATGTTCCCCAAACAAGCTTCCGAAGAGTTTGGAACAGAGTTTGTAAAACTTGATAACTATCAGTCTTCAGCCTTGGCCGTGTCTTATGCGAATCGCGAAATCATGCGCACAGCGGATATCGTCTTAGGAATGATTAAAGATTCCATTCGTCTTTTTGAGACCAATGATCCTAAAGATTTCGATTCGATCAAAGACCGCGACAACAAAGTCGATTTCTTATACCGCGAAACCAAAATGTTCCTTCTAGATCACGCGAACAAGTCCAACACAGTTGTGCATCAGAACGTGATGAATATGATCATGTTCCTCAGCGACTTAGAAAGAGCCGCTGACGCGATTGACATCAACATCCTGGCTTTAGCCATTAAAAAGAACGCCTTAAAACTTGAGTTTTCTACCGAAGGTTGGTCGGAAATCTGCCAAATGCACCAACAAGTAGTGAAAGTGGCGGCGATGGCCATTAATGCCTATCAGAACAAAGAACTTTCAGAAGAAGCCATTCAGCTGAAACGTGATTTAGCGAAGACGGAAATCACTCTTCGTGAAAACCACATCAGCCGCTTGAACCGTGGAATGAACTCTTCGATCAATACAAGTTCCATCCATTTGGATCTGTTGAGTGAGTATCGTCGTATCGCAAGCTTGCTGTGCAATCATGCTTATAACCAAAGGTCTTCGTAA